From the genome of Mixophyes fleayi isolate aMixFle1 chromosome 2, aMixFle1.hap1, whole genome shotgun sequence, one region includes:
- the LOC142139498 gene encoding claudin-8-like: protein MDKGALQIAGLVLGGIGLVGTCAVTGMPQWRVTAFIGSNIVVFEVLWEGLWMNCYRQANIKMQCKMYDSLLALTPDLQAGRALMCTAVLLSFLAFMVAIIGMKCTQCMEDNERSKGLILLVAGIAFILSGVVVLIPVSWTANNIIRDFYNPLVLASQKRELGDALYIGWATALCLVAGGIILCCFCSPTEKKFTYTLPSKSASNVPREGVARKTSSLYSKSQYV, encoded by the coding sequence ATGGATAAAGGTGCTCTGCAAATTGCTGGACTCGTCCTGGGGGGCATTGGCCTCGTTGGCACGTGTGCTGTCACTGGCATGCCGCAGTGGAGGGTGACTGCTTTCATCGGGAGTAATATCGTCGTGTTTGAGGTGCTCTGGGAAGGCCTCTGGATGAATTGCTACAGACAGGCGAACATCAAGATGCAGTGTAAAATGTACGACTCCCTGCTAGCACTTACACCGGATTTGCAAGCAGGCAGAGCATTGATGTGCACTGCAGTCCTCCTGTCATTTCTGGCCTTCATGGTAGCCATCATTGGCATGAAGTGCACGCAATGTATGGAAGATAACGAGAGATCCAAAGGATTGATACTGCTGGTGGCTGGAATCGCTTTCATCTTATCCGGCGTCGTAGTTCTGATTCCAGTCTCTTGGACGGCCAATAATATCATCAGAGACTTCTACAACCCTCTTGTCCTTGCATCCCAGAAGAGAGAGCTTGGTGACGCTCTTTACATAGGCTGGGCGACAGCGCTCTGTCTTGTAGCCGGGGGGATTATTTTGTGCTGCTTCTGCTCCCCCACAGAGAAAAAATTCACATACACCTTGCCCTCAAAATCGGCATCAAATGTCCCACGTGAAGGAGTGGCAAGGAAAACTTCAAGTCTGTACTCAAAGAGTCAGTACGTCTAG